The DNA sequence CGCTCGCCCTCCTGGCCGATCTGGGAGAAGACCCGGTGCAGTTTGATGAGCTGCTCCGCCCGCCGCGGGATTTCCTCCGGAATATGGCGCGCCTCCTTGCAGGTGGCGATCCAGCCGTGCCCGACCTCCACCGACATGTCCGGATGGCGCAGGAAGTACTCCATCATCGGCTGGTGAAATACCTGGTCCGCCACGGCGGCATCGGAGGCAAACACGCTGAAGTGGCTGGAAAAGGGCTCGTTGTCAAACTGCAGCTGGATTTTTCCATATTCGGCCACGTTGCCCACCTTCTCCATGAAGGCGGGGGGATAGATGCGCACCTCGGGGATGCGGAGGTCGTGCTGCATGATCGCCACGCTCTGGCAGTGCCGGACCTTGCTGTACTTGTCCCCCGTCGTGTAATGATAGTCGAACAGGTATACCAACTGGCCCTTGTGCTTGCCGGTGATGATGTTGGAGGCGTAGCGGTTCTTCCCCCGGCGAAACTGGAAAAGCAGGCCCAGCCGACGGGGAAGGCCGTAGCTGAGATACTGAAAATGCAGCCCCATCGTCGCGGCCATGTCAATAAAGGCCTTGCGGCGGAGACTCTGGTAGTAAATGACCAGACTCACCGCCAGGGTGATCACGCTGACGATGAACAGTCCGAAAAGAAACTGTGACAGTGACTCGCTCATGGAACCCGCCGTTGCCGCAGATAGGCTCACGCACTATAATGGCGTAACGCGGCGGCCATTTCAAGCCGCAGAAAAACGCCCCCCAATACGGGGGAAAATCAAAAGGATTCCGAATTTGGAAATCACCCGGGACCTGCTGCTCCGGCACGATGTGCCCGGCCCCAGGTACACCAGTTACCCGACCGTGCCCGAGTGGAGGCGCGATTTCACGCCGGACCACCATGCGGCGGCCCTCAAAAGGGCCTCACGGGTCCCCGAACCGCTCTCCCTGTATGTGCATCTGCCGTTCTGCGCCGCCCGGTGCCTCTACTGCGGATGCAACACCATCGTCCCCCGCGACAGGACCCCGCTGGCGTCCTATCTGGACGATCTCGACCGGGAGATCGGCAGGGTCGCGGAGCTTCTGGGATCCCGCCGCCGGGTCTGCCAGATGCACTGGGGCGGGGGCACCCCCAACTACCTGGAACCGGAGGAGCTGCACCGGCTGTTCGGCGCGGTGACCAGCCGCTTCGCCCTGACCGACGGCGCGGAGCTCGCGGTGGAAATTGACCCGTGCACCGTTCGGGGGGACCACCTTGACACCTTTGCGGCGCTGGGCTTCAACCGGGTGAGCATGGGGGTGCAGGACCTCAGCCCGGCGGTGCAGAAGGCCGTGGGCAGGCACCAGACAGAGGAGGTCACCCGGCGCGTTTTTGAGAAATGCCGGAGCCTGGGCTTTGGCGGCATCAACATGGACCTGATCTACGGTCTCCCCCTTCAGGAGCCGGACACATGGGCGGAGACCCTGCGCACCGTCGCCGCCCTGGGTCCCGACCGGGTTGCCGTGTACGGGTTTGCCTTCCTTCCGGAGCGGCTGCCGCACCAGCAGGCCCTCGCGGGATACCCCGCGCCCACGGGTCCGGAAAAGTACGCTTTGTTCGCCCAGGCGCGGAACGCCCTGCTGGCCGCGGGATACCGCCCCATCGGCATGGACCACTTCGCGCGGCCGGACGATGAACTGTGCCTCGCCCTTGACCGGGGCCGGCTCGGCCGCAACTTCATGGGGTACACCGTCGCGGCCGCGCCCGACCAGATCGGCTTCGGACTGTCCGCCATCAGCGAGGCGGGCGGCGCGTACGCCCAGAACCACAAGGACCTGCCCGCCTATCACGCCGCCCTGGCGGAGGGCGGACTGCCGACCGCCCTGGGCATCACCCTCACGGAGGATGACCTGCTCCGCAGGTGGGTCATCCGCGAACTCATGTGCAATTTCAGGCTGGACTTCGGTGCCCTCGAACACCGCTTCGGAGTCCGCTTCGCGGACAAGTTCGCGGAGGAGCGCCCGGAGTTGGACCGCCTGGCGGGGGAGGGCTTCCTGCGTCTTGAGGAAGACGCCCTCCGCGTGCTGCCTCTCGGCGCCGTCTTTGTCCGCAACATCTGCATGGTCTTTGACCGCCGGCTCCGGCGCAACCAGGCCCCTTCGGGCTTCTCGAGGACGATATGACCGCCCCGCATTCCGACCGCATGCTTCATGTGGCCGTCATCGGAGGAGGCGTCACGGGGCTCTGCGCCGGGTGGCATGCCGTCCAGCGGTGGGGGGGGGACGCCGTGCGCGTGCTGGAGGCGGGGGAGGGGCCGGGGGGCACCACCCGGTCGGACCGCGAGGGGGGCTACATTCTGGACTGGGGACCGAACGGATTTCTTGACCGCGAACCGGCCACCCTCGATTGGGTGGAGGCCCTGGGCGCGTCGCCGCTGCTGCGCCGGGCGGATGAATCCGCCGCGAAACGCCACATTTTCCGGAACGGGCGCCTGCACCGCGTGGCTGGACCGCCCGCCTTCTTCCTGTCGCCCCTGCTTTCGCCGGCGGGCAGGCTGAGGGTGTGCTGCGAGCCCCTGATCCCGGCAAAACGCGACCATGCGGGGGAAACCATCCACGACTTCGCACGGCGGCGCATCGGCCGCGAGGCGGCGGAAACCCTGGTCGGCCCCATGGTCTCCGGCGTCTTCGGCGGAGACGCCCGGCGGCTCAGCCTGGAGCACTGTTTCCCGCGCATGGCGGAAATGGAGCGGGTGCACGGCGGCCTCTTCCGCGCCCTGCTCGCAAAACGCAAAACCAACCCGAAGGTCAGCCCCGAGGGCCCCTCGGGCACCCTCACCACCCTCGAAGGCGGCATCGGCCAGCTCCCGGAAATCGCCGCCAACGCCCTCGGCGCATCCTTCGCGCCCCGCTCCCAGGTTCGTAAGATCACCCCCTCCGGCGACGGGTACATCGTGTCCTGCGCAAACGGCGACCAGTGGCGTGCGCAGAACGTTGTAGTCGCGTGCCCCGCCTACACAGCAGCGGCCCTGCTTGCCGACGCCGCCCCCGAGGCTGCGGCGGCGCTGGGGGCGATCCCCTACTCCGGTCTCGCCGTCGTGTGCGCGGGGTATCCGCGCGGCCAAGTCGCGCATCCCCTCGACGGCTTCGGATTTCTCGTCCCGCGGGACGGTTCCCTGCGCATCCTGGGCTGTCTGTGGACCGCGTCCATCTTTCCCCACCAGGCCCCCGAAAACGGAGTGCTGCTGCGCACCATGCTGGGCGGCGCGACAGACCCGGAGGTCCTGTCCCTGACGGACGCGGAGCTGGTGTCCCTGGTCTCGAGGGAGCTGTCCCCGCTGCTGGGAATCACCGGCACGCCGGAGCGGCTGCGGGTGTTCCGGCACCCTCTGGGCATCCCCCAGTACACCCTGGGGCACGGCGGGCGCCTGGCGGCGCTGGAGCGCTGCGAGGCGGAGCATCCGGGCCTGGTGTTCGCGGGC is a window from the Candidatus Hydrogenedentota bacterium genome containing:
- the hemN gene encoding oxygen-independent coproporphyrinogen III oxidase, encoding MEPAVAADRLTHYNGVTRRPFQAAEKRPPIRGKIKRIPNLEITRDLLLRHDVPGPRYTSYPTVPEWRRDFTPDHHAAALKRASRVPEPLSLYVHLPFCAARCLYCGCNTIVPRDRTPLASYLDDLDREIGRVAELLGSRRRVCQMHWGGGTPNYLEPEELHRLFGAVTSRFALTDGAELAVEIDPCTVRGDHLDTFAALGFNRVSMGVQDLSPAVQKAVGRHQTEEVTRRVFEKCRSLGFGGINMDLIYGLPLQEPDTWAETLRTVAALGPDRVAVYGFAFLPERLPHQQALAGYPAPTGPEKYALFAQARNALLAAGYRPIGMDHFARPDDELCLALDRGRLGRNFMGYTVAAAPDQIGFGLSAISEAGGAYAQNHKDLPAYHAALAEGGLPTALGITLTEDDLLRRWVIRELMCNFRLDFGALEHRFGVRFADKFAEERPELDRLAGEGFLRLEEDALRVLPLGAVFVRNICMVFDRRLRRNQAPSGFSRTI
- the hemG gene encoding protoporphyrinogen oxidase, with protein sequence MTAPHSDRMLHVAVIGGGVTGLCAGWHAVQRWGGDAVRVLEAGEGPGGTTRSDREGGYILDWGPNGFLDREPATLDWVEALGASPLLRRADESAAKRHIFRNGRLHRVAGPPAFFLSPLLSPAGRLRVCCEPLIPAKRDHAGETIHDFARRRIGREAAETLVGPMVSGVFGGDARRLSLEHCFPRMAEMERVHGGLFRALLAKRKTNPKVSPEGPSGTLTTLEGGIGQLPEIAANALGASFAPRSQVRKITPSGDGYIVSCANGDQWRAQNVVVACPAYTAAALLADAAPEAAAALGAIPYSGLAVVCAGYPRGQVAHPLDGFGFLVPRDGSLRILGCLWTASIFPHQAPENGVLLRTMLGGATDPEVLSLTDAELVSLVSRELSPLLGITGTPERLRVFRHPLGIPQYTLGHGGRLAALERCEAEHPGLVFAGNAYRGVGLNDCVLSARRAVDRLRA